In Cryptomeria japonica chromosome 10, Sugi_1.0, whole genome shotgun sequence, a genomic segment contains:
- the LOC131859550 gene encoding uncharacterized protein LOC131859550 has protein sequence MDSMQEKSDGQQHPFGTFCYAMTGILIPCTAVLVCLGFLGITTAMNANGLFLNVFGLGAIVASFIVAVLLVITTARGTDRTIFLTFLNSTILSLSGFLAAFYTVQPSSYIISLGFVISLACMAFDWFEIWSR, from the exons ATGGATTCCATGCAG GAGAAATCTGATGGACAACAGCACCCTTTTGGTACGTTTTGCTATGCGATGACCGGCATTTTAATTCCATGCACGGCCGTTTTGGTATGTCTGGGATTTCTTGGCATAACCACCGCCATGAATGCTAATGGTCTTTTTCTCAATGTATTTGGATTGGGTGCGATTGTTGCATCTTTTATCGTCGCAGTATTACTCGTGATAACTACGGCTCGGGGAACGGATCGTACAATTTTCCTTACCTTTTTGAATTCAACGATACTTTCCTTGTCGGGTTTCCTTGCAGCTTTTTACACTGTGCAGCCGTCATCGTATATTATCAGTCTTGGTTTTGTTATAAGTTTAGCATGCATGGCTTTTGATTGGTTTGAAATATGGTCTCGCTGA